From the Telopea speciosissima isolate NSW1024214 ecotype Mountain lineage chromosome 9, Tspe_v1, whole genome shotgun sequence genome, the window CATCTGATTCTCCTCCACAGCAGCCTCATCACATAAGTAGTCAAGTTTTGGCAACCTTCTCTTCTTGTTATGATTTTCTGACTGTTGCATGAGATTGGAAACAAACCCAGGTTTCTGCAAGATCTGAGCCAAGAAAGCTACCATTTGACGCTGGCGATGCTCCATATGATGCAACCTTTCCTCCAAAGACTGAATTTTCAACTCTACACCTTGCTGCTCTTGTGTATGCCTCTGTAGCTCCAAAATAAGGATGTTCTTTTCCTGTTTCAACTTCTCAATTTCCTCCTCAAGTTCCTGCTTGTCTGATTCAGTTAATGCACCAGAAGAATTTCCTAGTCCTTGATTATGTAGTGAGTGGCTGTGGATTGGTTTGCGTCTATGAATGTTCTTCAGAAGGTGTCTCTGGCCTCTCACAAAAGCTTCGTTCGAAAATTCCCATTGATCAGGATCAATTTTTCTGAAACCCTGGTTCGAAAGAAGAGAGTTGGAACTCAAAAGCTAAGATATAAATAGAAAGTGCCTCACAAAACCCattcaaattaaacaaataccACATCACACTACTTACATATGTATTAAGCTGCCTGACGAAGCTGGAGAAGTTGTTGTGCTTAAAGTACCTTGGCAACAAATCCCTCGCAAATTCCGGTAGGTTCCACACAATGAAGCTGTGATTATTTGGACTCCATGAGACGATATTGTTAGTGGATAGATCATCCACCATCTCATACGTCTTTGTAAGAAAAGGAGGGGTTGCATTTGAACTGCCCTGAGATCCATCCATCATAAATCCAAACCTCCTTATCTCAacctccaaaatccaaaaaccaaCATATACAATCCATCTCTAATACCGTCATCCAACACTATCCTCAAAACATTTCAAGTTCCTTACCACCACAAAggccttcaatttgaatcaaacagagtttcttcctttttgaatCAACAGAAAATTCGATGAAGAGATGTCAATAAACAAGTAAAACCAGAAGTCCACCAGCTGCAAAAACAAAACCAAGCTGAGATTGAGTCTGCATACCAATATTACGAGATTCAAACCCTAACGCAACAGTCTTCACCATAATAGTTCTGTAAATATCAAAAGTAGATCCGAAAAAGAAACTTATTTACTCGCGTCTTGGAAATTCAACTATCTGAAAAGCAGTCAGGGGGAAAGTGGTCGAAGTAAAGGAAAGATGACAATTCACTGAAAACCAATTTAGAGGATTGTAGAGAAAGAAAACAGGaataatttcctttttctttatatttttttttttttttcacaaaggAGAACTGtagtaaaaaa encodes:
- the LOC122640514 gene encoding heat stress transcription factor A-4b-like, whose amino-acid sequence is MMDGSQGSSNATPPFLTKTYEMVDDLSTNNIVSWSPNNHSFIVWNLPEFARDLLPRYFKHNNFSSFVRQLNTYGFRKIDPDQWEFSNEAFVRGQRHLLKNIHRRKPIHSHSLHNQGLGNSSGALTESDKQELEEEIEKLKQEKNILILELQRHTQEQQGVELKIQSLEERLHHMEHRQRQMVAFLAQILQKPGFVSNLMQQSENHNKKRRLPKLDYLCDEAAVEENQMVAFQRDRSDDLSLSIINIEPFEKLESLLNSWENFLCGVGEASGEEMSPGGIPLQSSAVVLTEIHSSSGDPDTNINMQPQSPKQHPSSPHTRDTQSSPELAESTSYGESLVIHSVQLNADSRPTEIDMNSKPASAPEVQSQRERIVGTVTPILPTGVNDVFWEQFLNETPGSSETQEVQSERKDADIRKNENRVTDHGNFWWNIKNVDNLTEQMGQLTPAERI